One Lysinibacillus fusiformis genomic window carries:
- a CDS encoding ABC transporter permease, with protein sequence MKTVFMLNLKSSMKDMYLLFWSILMPFAAIVALRMFVPSYSENYIDGLIAVSVFFYSFMTTAFVSLSQRKRGVYNLLHATPMPLWKYIVGVASSWSLIAIILSYIVLLFCIVINQLNLSLMALLFMTPIILVASLSFVFLSFFVSSLVKNEGHLSMTANLLMIPMLLCSNAFFTMEKAPNLIQYISVVNPFEWFLNGIKAALLNNFSIWGQSLLVLIGCFALSLIISLKSFKYSDR encoded by the coding sequence ATGAAGACTGTTTTTATGTTAAATTTAAAATCAAGTATGAAAGATATGTATCTACTTTTTTGGTCGATTTTAATGCCCTTTGCTGCGATTGTAGCCTTAAGAATGTTTGTCCCAAGCTATTCAGAAAATTATATCGATGGACTTATTGCCGTTAGCGTATTTTTTTATTCATTCATGACGACAGCTTTTGTGTCGTTATCGCAAAGAAAGAGGGGGGTTTATAATTTGCTTCATGCAACACCCATGCCTCTATGGAAGTATATCGTGGGTGTAGCGAGTTCATGGTCCTTAATAGCTATTATACTTTCATATATAGTGTTGTTGTTTTGTATCGTCATTAACCAACTGAACTTGTCATTAATGGCTCTATTATTTATGACACCTATTATTCTGGTAGCATCATTAAGTTTTGTATTTTTAAGTTTTTTTGTTTCGAGTCTAGTGAAAAATGAAGGGCACCTAAGTATGACGGCGAATTTACTGATGATACCTATGCTACTTTGTAGTAATGCCTTTTTCACAATGGAAAAAGCACCTAATCTTATACAATATATCAGTGTAGTAAATCCATTCGAATGGTTTCTGAATGGCATTAAAGCAGCTTTACTAAATAATTTTAGTATTTGGGGACAATCACTGCTAGTATTAATAGGTTGTTTTGCTTTGTCACTTATTATATCTTTAAAATCATTTAAGTATAGTGATCGATAG
- a CDS encoding ABC transporter ATP-binding protein gives MKKLISACHLTKNYRERPIVDNISLEIEEGETIALIGSNGAGKTTTISMLLGILPQDSGTIAYWTTDYKKEIGTQLQSTPFFEGYTVEDNLKLFAAFYNVDLTNKMIDERLASFDLLQAKKTPAIKLSMGQQKRLAILVTTLHNPRLVILDEPSAGLDPRGQKEIQNMIKNLKENGVAVLFSSHDMLEVTKVADRIIIMNQGKIIANGSPDHLLEQYHAQNLEDLFFELTK, from the coding sequence GTGAAAAAACTAATTAGTGCTTGTCATTTAACAAAAAATTATAGGGAAAGACCTATCGTTGATAACATCAGCCTTGAGATCGAAGAAGGAGAAACGATTGCGCTTATTGGTTCTAATGGAGCTGGGAAAACTACAACTATCAGTATGCTTCTTGGTATTCTTCCGCAAGACTCTGGGACCATCGCTTATTGGACAACGGATTACAAAAAAGAAATTGGGACGCAGCTCCAATCAACACCTTTTTTCGAAGGATATACTGTAGAAGATAATTTAAAGTTATTCGCTGCATTCTATAACGTTGATCTAACAAACAAGATGATTGATGAAAGACTCGCTTCATTCGATTTGTTACAGGCTAAAAAGACGCCTGCTATCAAGTTATCTATGGGGCAACAAAAACGCTTAGCCATTCTTGTAACGACTTTGCATAATCCCAGACTAGTAATTTTGGATGAACCATCTGCTGGGTTAGATCCAAGAGGTCAAAAGGAAATTCAAAACATGATTAAAAACCTAAAAGAAAATGGAGTTGCAGTGTTGTTTTCTTCTCATGATATGTTGGAAGTAACAAAAGTGGCTGACAGAATCATCATTATGAATCAAGGGAAAATAATCGCAAATGGTTCGCCGGATCATTTATTAGAGCAATATCATGCTCAAAACCTAGAGGATCTATTTTTCGAATTAACAAAGTGA
- a CDS encoding M23 family metallopeptidase: protein MMKPKDLSDVLLSGNFEKVYKQMSEYFQNEVSFKQFQELGEKFNKDITKLILQSELPYDNGAKQYVWTDDSGTKGMIAVFDEDDVIQVLQLIPLAVYHETDEIFTKTKFHLPFRDEWFVFWGGTNKLVNYHYEYENQRYAYDFAIVNENRSYEGDPSLNESYFAFGKEYLAPADGVVVSMENNVEDNEPVGTFNEEQPFGNYVIVDHGNEEFSYLVHFKHQSIVVKQGDKIKQGDLLGLVGNSGNSSEPHIHFHVADSPDPMNSKSIRINFNGKRDHIQGDFVK from the coding sequence ATGATGAAACCAAAAGACTTATCTGATGTTTTACTTAGTGGGAACTTTGAGAAAGTGTACAAACAAATGAGCGAATATTTCCAAAATGAAGTATCCTTTAAGCAGTTTCAGGAGTTAGGTGAAAAATTTAATAAAGATATTACTAAATTAATATTACAGTCTGAGCTTCCTTACGATAACGGGGCAAAACAATATGTATGGACTGATGATAGTGGTACTAAAGGAATGATTGCAGTTTTTGATGAAGATGACGTTATACAGGTATTACAGTTGATCCCACTCGCTGTTTATCACGAAACAGATGAAATTTTTACTAAAACAAAATTTCATTTACCTTTTCGAGACGAGTGGTTCGTATTTTGGGGAGGGACGAACAAGCTGGTAAATTACCATTATGAATATGAAAATCAACGCTATGCTTATGATTTTGCAATAGTGAATGAGAATAGGTCCTATGAAGGTGATCCATCCTTAAATGAAAGCTATTTTGCATTTGGCAAGGAATACCTGGCACCTGCTGATGGAGTGGTTGTTAGTATGGAGAATAATGTAGAAGACAATGAACCAGTTGGTACATTTAATGAGGAACAACCTTTCGGTAATTATGTTATTGTTGATCATGGAAATGAGGAATTCAGTTATCTTGTTCACTTTAAACACCAGTCAATTGTAGTGAAGCAAGGGGATAAAATAAAGCAGGGTGACTTGCTTGGACTCGTCGGAAATTCAGGGAATTCCAGTGAACCTCATATCCATTTTCATGTAGCTGACTCTCCAGACCCAATGAATTCAAAAAGCATCCGTATCAACTTTAACGGAAAGAGGGATCACATTCAGGGAGATTTTGTGAAATAA
- a CDS encoding Y-family DNA polymerase, with protein MYENLPERSIICIDMKSFYASCMAMLEGLDVMTTPIAIVANFTQPGSVVLAASPPMKERFKIKTGNRRFEIPKHPDIKLFEPKMSFFIEMSMAITRLISKYVPPECIHIYSVDESWVDLTETAKLWGPPEDTAKEIQKAIYDQFRIPSAIGMGPNMLMAKLALDLEAKKSGFAKWTYEDVPTKLWSVRPLSEMWGIGKQMEAKLNAMGIVTVGGLANADLNELEKKFGIMGNQLYHHAHGIDLSIFGEPLVKNSALSFGKGQMLMRDYHTRKEISVALLEMCEDVMRRTREAGYVGRTVTLGLSYSRSAMTKGFQRSKTIAVPTSETMVMYKTCLELLDEYFAGEPARQLSVRLTNLEPEQSIQLDLFDVKKEQRQILGHTMDSIRRKFGVTALLRAVSFTDAGTALKRDKLVGGHLA; from the coding sequence ATGTATGAAAATCTGCCTGAGCGTTCCATTATATGTATTGATATGAAAAGCTTTTATGCCAGTTGCATGGCAATGCTGGAAGGTTTAGACGTCATGACAACCCCAATTGCAATCGTAGCTAATTTCACTCAACCTGGTAGCGTCGTCTTAGCTGCATCGCCACCTATGAAGGAGCGATTTAAGATAAAAACAGGAAATCGTCGTTTTGAAATACCGAAGCATCCAGACATCAAACTTTTTGAACCGAAGATGAGTTTCTTTATTGAAATGTCTATGGCTATTACTCGTCTTATTTCAAAGTATGTGCCGCCAGAGTGCATACATATTTATAGTGTCGATGAGAGTTGGGTAGACCTAACTGAAACAGCGAAGCTTTGGGGACCTCCTGAAGATACAGCAAAGGAAATTCAAAAAGCGATATATGATCAGTTTCGTATCCCAAGTGCTATTGGGATGGGTCCTAACATGCTGATGGCAAAACTTGCTTTAGACCTTGAAGCTAAAAAGTCAGGTTTTGCTAAGTGGACTTACGAGGATGTGCCAACGAAGCTTTGGTCTGTGCGCCCTTTATCTGAGATGTGGGGCATCGGAAAACAGATGGAAGCCAAGTTAAATGCAATGGGGATAGTAACAGTCGGTGGATTAGCAAATGCTGACTTAAATGAATTAGAGAAAAAATTTGGCATCATGGGTAATCAACTGTACCACCATGCGCATGGGATTGATCTTTCCATATTTGGAGAGCCTCTAGTTAAAAACTCAGCTCTAAGCTTTGGGAAAGGTCAGATGTTAATGCGTGACTACCATACAAGAAAAGAAATATCCGTGGCGTTACTAGAAATGTGTGAGGACGTTATGCGTCGAACACGCGAAGCAGGATATGTCGGTCGAACAGTTACATTAGGTTTGTCTTATAGTCGTAGTGCTATGACAAAAGGTTTCCAACGCTCGAAAACAATTGCAGTACCTACAAGCGAAACGATGGTTATGTATAAGACTTGCCTTGAATTACTTGACGAGTATTTTGCTGGTGAGCCAGCACGTCAATTGTCAGTGCGTTTAACAAATCTTGAACCTGAGCAAAGCATTCAACTTGATCTCTTTGATGTCAAAAAAGAACAACGCCAAATCTTAGGGCACACAATGGATTCCATTAGGCGAAAATTTGGGGTAACTGCATTATTACGAGCTGTTTCATTTACTGATGCAGGTACAGCTTTAAAACGTGATAAATTAGTTGGCGGTCATTTAGCATAA
- a CDS encoding PadR family transcriptional regulator: protein MTKLLVLAMLGLKPMTGYDIKVMLEMNDAERWGGVLIGSIYNALKKLEKDGYIEVASIESTGHRQKAIYQITDKGKAYEQDLIIEALEKSSVVYPTTLYSGVAFAFKLPNEQASHALEKQREILEDEEKAIAAGYQAKLNAMQGEIPKLTQLAFDNMLEIVKVQLKFVNQAIQIMEKDNSLN from the coding sequence ATGACAAAATTATTAGTGCTTGCTATGCTGGGGCTAAAACCCATGACAGGATACGATATTAAAGTAATGCTTGAGATGAATGATGCTGAAAGGTGGGGTGGTGTTCTCATTGGCTCTATATACAATGCTTTGAAAAAGCTTGAAAAAGATGGTTATATAGAAGTGGCGAGCATTGAATCCACAGGACATAGGCAGAAGGCTATTTACCAAATCACTGACAAGGGAAAAGCATATGAGCAAGATTTAATTATCGAGGCTCTTGAAAAATCTTCGGTCGTTTATCCTACTACCTTGTATTCTGGTGTCGCTTTTGCATTTAAACTTCCAAATGAGCAAGCTAGTCATGCATTAGAAAAGCAAAGAGAAATATTGGAAGATGAAGAAAAGGCAATAGCTGCTGGCTATCAAGCTAAATTGAATGCCATGCAAGGAGAAATTCCAAAGTTAACGCAATTAGCATTTGATAATATGTTAGAAATAGTGAAAGTACAATTGAAATTCGTTAATCAAGCAATTCAAATAATGGAAAAAGATAACTCTCTCAATTGA
- a CDS encoding hydrolase translates to MSVNRSVRNTRSQCDSCDGKEKSSNRVVNHCKGCVCNQLRHLQTQTEVDLFLLGGQVIEDVVFITFDPQNCCAFFNDPTTEPGSTIIVDCQDIQAIRIEAD, encoded by the coding sequence ATGAGCGTTAACAGAAGTGTGAGAAATACGAGAAGTCAATGTGATTCCTGTGATGGAAAGGAAAAGTCCTCTAATAGAGTTGTAAATCATTGTAAAGGCTGCGTTTGTAATCAATTAAGACACTTACAAACTCAGACTGAAGTTGATCTTTTCTTATTAGGAGGTCAGGTCATAGAAGATGTTGTTTTTATTACTTTTGACCCCCAAAATTGCTGTGCATTCTTTAATGATCCGACAACAGAGCCAGGTTCAACTATTATCGTAGACTGTCAAGATATTCAAGCTATCCGAATCGAAGCAGATTAA
- a CDS encoding aconitate hydratase encodes MRVMINAEQRQLLHQYLILDLAIQSLQRDYKILEQLKMKAIYVPFVESLMKSVRQDYFNLKRKLAKQKIHVVGWHRIDAYFSDVRIATAGEDEMLRYANQALKTEVEQLLIKLLSPV; translated from the coding sequence ATGAGAGTTATGATTAACGCGGAACAACGCCAGCTCTTACACCAGTATCTTATTTTAGATTTAGCGATACAGTCTTTACAACGTGATTATAAAATATTGGAGCAGTTGAAGATGAAAGCAATCTACGTACCTTTCGTGGAAAGTTTAATGAAAAGTGTACGACAGGATTATTTCAATTTGAAGCGAAAGCTAGCTAAACAAAAAATACATGTTGTCGGATGGCACCGCATCGATGCATATTTTAGTGATGTGCGTATAGCCACAGCAGGTGAAGATGAAATGCTTCGTTATGCGAATCAAGCACTTAAAACTGAAGTGGAGCAATTGCTCATCAAGCTATTGTCACCTGTGTAA
- a CDS encoding MepB family protein — MNTFCNAVTFINNKIYEPNNLMISNIQEEQQNAEYGAGKFTLNLKPIRFRVAKITPTKIGQFVTFWEKDDGNKNQAYNAKEFPDLLVITTFKDNKVGQFVFPKELLVKKGILRTDDRKGKMAIRVYPSWDKPTNKQAVTTQKWQLPYFIDITDNNTLTNQRIVELYS, encoded by the coding sequence ATGAACACATTTTGTAATGCAGTAACTTTTATTAATAATAAGATATATGAACCGAATAACCTAATGATTAGCAATATTCAAGAGGAACAACAAAATGCAGAGTATGGAGCAGGGAAGTTCACTTTAAATTTGAAACCTATTCGCTTTAGGGTAGCTAAAATAACGCCAACTAAAATCGGACAATTTGTAACTTTTTGGGAGAAAGATGACGGCAATAAAAATCAGGCATATAATGCCAAAGAGTTCCCAGACTTATTAGTTATCACTACCTTTAAAGATAATAAGGTCGGTCAGTTTGTTTTCCCAAAGGAACTTCTGGTGAAAAAGGGTATTCTAAGAACAGATGATAGAAAAGGTAAGATGGCAATCAGAGTCTATCCTAGTTGGGATAAACCAACAAATAAGCAAGCAGTGACTACTCAAAAATGGCAATTACCATATTTCATCGATATAACTGACAATAATACATTGACTAATCAACGAATAGTGGAACTATATTCTTAA
- a CDS encoding transcriptional regulator → MKEQLVKAMQRGQFINMMYVSKSGEITKRRVKIIKVVGDSFTAFCLTRQVKRTFIIDNVLAIVPIVYKERGIV, encoded by the coding sequence ATGAAAGAGCAACTGGTAAAAGCAATGCAACGTGGACAGTTCATTAACATGATGTATGTATCTAAGTCGGGTGAAATCACGAAAAGGCGCGTGAAAATCATTAAAGTTGTTGGTGATTCTTTTACAGCATTTTGTTTGACAAGGCAGGTAAAGCGTACTTTTATTATCGATAATGTTCTTGCTATTGTTCCAATTGTCTATAAAGAGCGAGGGATCGTTTAA
- a CDS encoding IS3 family transposase (programmed frameshift), producing the protein MPKKSFSPDVKILALQYLEEGRHTLEEICTMFSVNMTTLQVWRALYKYGGVEALIRPKKNKVYSEELKRSAVEDYLTKNYSMFEILAKYGISSLSVFKKWLKIYTCHSELNDSGTGMSQTMTKGRKTTVDERIEIVKACLASDKNYQETAAQYEVSYQQVYLWVRKFEQNGEEALQDQRGRTKPAEERTPEDELRLRIQQMERENERLRVENLPFKKVRGNRKEASLSRIRIQNRYMAIQELAKNENLSIVLLCKIAKVSRAAYYKWLNRKPAAQELENQQLVESIQHLYTQVDGIYGYRRITMTINRKRETKGLKKVNKKRIYRLMQICGLEAVIRRRRKKYPKVKPDYVAENVLAREFTAEKPNQKWCTDVTEFKYGKGKKAYLSAIIDLYDKSIVSYVLGHSNNNDLVFKTVRPAIRTLNENEFPLLHSDRGYQYTSKEFKQIMDKAEMIHSMSRVGRCIDNGPIEAFWGTLKVEKYYLYKFESFEALKYAIDTYIKFYNYERYQETLNGLSSLEYRDQAA; encoded by the exons ATGCCTAAAAAATCATTTTCACCAGATGTAAAAATTTTAGCACTTCAATATTTAGAGGAAGGTCGTCATACTCTCGAAGAAATCTGCACAATGTTTTCAGTAAACATGACAACTCTACAAGTATGGCGTGCTCTGTATAAATATGGCGGGGTAGAAGCCTTAATTCGACCTAAGAAAAATAAGGTGTACTCAGAGGAATTAAAGCGGAGTGCTGTAGAAGATTATTTAACAAAGAACTACTCCATGTTCGAGATCCTCGCCAAATACGGGATAAGTAGTTTATCAGTTTTCAAAAAGTGGTTGAAAATCTATACTTGTCATAGTGAATTAAACGATTCGGGTACAGGAATGAGCCAAACTATGACTAAAGGAAGAAAAACAACTGTAGATGAGCGTATTGAAATCGTAAAAGCTTGCCTAGCGAGTGACAAAAATTATCAAGAAACAGCAGCACAATATGAGGTATCTTACCAACAAGTTTACCTATGGGTACGTAAATTTGAACAAAATGGTGAAGAAGCACTTCAAGATCAACGTGGTCGAACAAAACCAGCTGAAGAACGAACACCAGAGGATGAATTACGCTTAAGAATTCAACAGATGGAACGTGAAAATGAACGATTACGTGTAGAAAATTTAC CTTTTAAAAAAGTTAGAGGAAATCGAAAGGAGGCGTCGTTAAGTAGAATTCGTATTCAAAACCGGTATATGGCGATTCAAGAACTAGCGAAGAATGAAAACTTATCAATCGTTTTATTATGTAAAATCGCCAAGGTATCCCGAGCAGCTTACTACAAATGGTTAAATCGTAAACCAGCTGCGCAGGAACTGGAAAACCAACAGCTAGTGGAGTCTATCCAACATTTATATACACAAGTAGATGGCATATACGGCTATCGTCGCATTACGATGACCATTAATCGCAAACGCGAAACCAAAGGTTTAAAGAAAGTGAATAAGAAACGAATTTATCGCCTGATGCAAATTTGCGGTTTGGAGGCGGTTATTCGACGACGCAGGAAAAAGTACCCTAAAGTAAAGCCGGATTATGTGGCTGAAAATGTATTAGCGCGTGAATTTACTGCAGAAAAACCGAATCAAAAGTGGTGCACAGACGTCACAGAGTTTAAGTATGGCAAAGGGAAAAAGGCTTATTTAAGTGCGATTATTGATCTCTATGATAAGTCCATTGTGAGTTACGTATTGGGGCATTCGAATAATAATGACCTAGTTTTTAAGACGGTAAGACCCGCTATACGAACATTAAACGAGAATGAATTCCCTCTTTTACATAGCGATCGTGGTTATCAATATACATCGAAAGAATTCAAGCAAATCATGGATAAAGCAGAAATGATTCACAGTATGTCTAGAGTAGGACGTTGCATCGATAACGGTCCTATTGAAGCATTTTGGGGAACCTTAAAAGTAGAGAAGTATTATTTATATAAGTTCGAGTCGTTTGAAGCATTAAAGTACGCCATCGATACGTACATCAAGTTCTATAACTACGAACGTTACCAAGAAACATTGAACGGCTTGAGCTCTCTAGAATACAGGGATCAAGCCGCTTAA
- a CDS encoding YolD-like family protein, which translates to MIKDRGTIKWTAMMLPEHVQKIKQWKREAYAENPRNLSEWELEDLQQTINQAFKQHKTVTITTWQEAKYVQWTGRITALDESQQLVLETLTAVIRVPFHSIHAARLDDESYD; encoded by the coding sequence ATGATAAAAGATAGAGGGACGATTAAATGGACGGCAATGATGCTTCCTGAACATGTACAAAAAATAAAACAGTGGAAAAGGGAAGCCTATGCTGAAAATCCGCGAAATTTATCAGAATGGGAGCTAGAGGACTTGCAACAAACAATTAATCAAGCCTTTAAACAGCATAAAACAGTAACAATTACTACATGGCAAGAGGCTAAGTACGTACAATGGACTGGTAGAATTACTGCATTGGATGAATCACAACAACTCGTACTTGAAACTCTAACCGCTGTAATACGTGTTCCATTTCACTCAATACATGCAGCACGATTAGATGATGAGAGTTATGATTAA